The following coding sequences are from one Bacteroides sp. window:
- a CDS encoding twin-arginine translocase TatA/TatE family subunit, whose protein sequence is MGILPLHILLFGISGGEILIILLAVLVLFGPKKIPEIARMLGRGINEVKKVQREINTEIHRYSADIEQEARKVQHSIDKMKKDLRENAEVSTEERPGDSRAGEEGESSPKADAPGETAPGDPEEADELPFPYNKKTGDGP, encoded by the coding sequence ATGGGTATTCTGCCGTTACATATTCTGTTGTTTGGCATCAGCGGGGGTGAGATTCTCATCATCCTGCTGGCGGTGCTGGTTCTTTTTGGTCCGAAGAAGATTCCGGAGATTGCGCGCATGCTTGGCCGGGGCATTAACGAGGTGAAGAAGGTTCAGCGCGAGATTAATACAGAAATCCATCGCTATTCGGCCGATATCGAGCAGGAGGCTCGTAAGGTGCAGCATAGCATTGATAAGATGAAAAAGGACCTCAGGGAAAACGCAGAAGTGTCCACTGAAGAACGACCTGGTGATTCACGAGCAGGGGAGGAAGGAGAATCTTCGCCTAAGGCGGATGCGCCCGGGGAAACAGCGCCCGGGGACCCAGAAGAGGCAGACGAGCTGCCTTTTCCTTATAATAAGAAAACGGGTGATGGCCCCTGA